A part of Chlorocebus sabaeus isolate Y175 chromosome 4, mChlSab1.0.hap1, whole genome shotgun sequence genomic DNA contains:
- the HEXB gene encoding beta-hexosaminidase subunit beta yields the protein MELCGLGLPRPPMLLALLLATLVAAMLALLTQVALVVQVAEATRAPGVSAARGPALWPLPLSVKMTPNLLHLAPENFYISHSPNSTAGPSCTLLEEAFRRYHGYIFGFYKWDHEPAESQATAQLQQLLVSITLQSECDAFPNISSDESYTLLVKEPVAVLKANRVWGALRGLETFSQLVYQDSYGTFTINESTIIDSPRFPHRGILIDTSRHYLPVKIILKTLDAMAFNKFNVLHWHIVDDQSFPYQSIAFPELSNKGSYSLSHVYTPNDVRMVIEYARLRGIRVLPEFDTPGHTLSWGKGQKDLLTPCYSRRNKLDSFGPINPTLNTTYSFLTTFFKEISEVFPDQFIHLGGDEVEFKCWESNPKIQDFMKQKGFGKDFKKLESFYIQKVLDIIATINKGSIVWQEVFDDKVKLAPGTIVEVWKDNAYPEELSKVTASGFPVILSAPWYLDLISYGQDWRKYYKVEPLDFGGTREQKQLFIGGEACLWGEYVDATNLTPRLWPRASAVGERLWSSKDVRDMDGAYDRLTRHRCRMVERGIAAQPLYVGYCNHENV from the exons ATGGAGCTGTGCGGGCTGGGGCTGCCCCGGCCGCCCATGCTGCTGGCGCTGCTATTGGCGACGCTGGTGGCGGCGATGTTGGCGCTGCTGACTCAGGTGGCGCTCGTGGTGCAGGTGGCGGAGGCGACTCGGGCCCCGGGCGTCTCGGCCGCGCGGGGGCCGGCGCTGTGGCCCCTGCCGCTCTCGGTGAAGATGACCCCGAACCTGCTGCATCTTGCCCCGGAGAACTTCTACATCAGCCACAGCCCCAATTCCACGGCGGGCCCCTCCTGCACCCTGCTGGAGGAAGCGTTTCGGCG ATATCATGGCTATATTTTTGGTTTCTACAAGTGGGATCATGAACCTGCTGAATCCCAGGCTACAGCCCAGCTTCAGCAACTTCTTGTCTCAATCACCCTGCAGTCAGAGTGTGACGCTTTCCCCAACATATCTTCAGATGAGTCTT ATACTCTACTTGTGAAAGAACCAGTGGCTGTCCTTAAGGCCAACAGAGTTTGGGGAGCATTACGAG GTTTAGAGACCTTTAGCCAGTTAGTTTATCAAGATTCTTATGGGACT TTCACCATCAATGAATCCACCATTATTGATTCTCCAAGGTTTCCTCACAGAGGAATTTTGATTGATACATCCAGACACTATCTGCCAGTTAAGATTATTCTTAAAACTCTG GATGCCATGGCTTTTAATAAGTTTAATGTTCTTCACTGGCACATAGTCGATGACCAGTCTTTCCCATATCAGAGCATCGCGTTTCCTGAGTTAAGCAATAAA GGAAGCTATTCTTTGTCTCATGTTTATACACCAAATGATGTCCGTATGGTGATTGAATATGCCAGATTACGAGGAATTCGAGTCCTGCCAGAATTTGATACCCCTGGGCATACACTATCTTGGGGAAAAG gtcAGAAAGACCTCCTGACTCCGTGTTACAGTAGACGAAACAAGTTAGACTCTTTTGGACCTATAAACCCTACTCTGAATACAACATACAGCTTCCTTactacatttttcaaagaaattagtGAGGTGTTTCCAGATCAATTCATTCATTTGGGAGGAGATGAAGTGGAATTTAAATGTTG GGAATCAAATCCAAAAATTCAAGATTTCATGAAGCAAAAAGGCTttggcaaagattttaaaaaactagaatcTTTCTACATTCAAAA GGTTTTGGATATTATTGCAACCATAAACAAGGGATCCATTGTCTGGCAGGAGGTTTTTGATGATAAAGTGAAG CTTGCGCCGGGCACAATAGTTGAAGTATGGAAAGACAACGCGTATCCTGAGGAACTCAGCAAAGTCACAGCATCTGGCTTCCCTGTAATCCTTTCTGCTCCTTGGTACTTAGATTTGATTAGTTATGGACAAGATTGGAGGAAATACTATAAAGTGGAACCTCTTGATTTTGGTG GTACTCGGGAACAGAAACAACTTTTCATTGGTGGAGAAGCTTGTCTATGGGGAGAATATGTGGATGCAACTAACCTTACTCCAAGATTATG GCCTCGGGCAAGTGCTGTTGGTGAGAGACTCTGGAGCTCCAAAGATGTCAGAGATATGGATGGCGCCTATGACAGACTGACAAGGCACCGCTGCAGGATGGTCGA ACGTGGAATAGCTGCACAACCTCTTTATGTTGGATATTGTAACCATGAGAACGTgtaa